GCCCCGGGCCGCCCCTTCTGGGCCACGCTGCTGGAGACGGACGTGGCCGTTCACGTGCCTGCCCGGGCGGTGCAGCCACTGAGCAAGGACCAGGCCGGGATGCTGCAGGCGGTGACCAATGGAGACGAGAGGCTGGGGCTCTGGCggcaggaggggctgctggggagtcGAGGGGCCCTGCGCTCAGGGGACCGGGTCCGGGTCCAGATCACCTCGGCCTCCGGGGAGAAGGCCCAGGGGGTCTTGCGTTACCGGGGGCCCATGGCAGGCAGCAAGGAGCAGGCGGGGGTCATCTTTGGTGTGGAGCTGGTGGTGAGTGCCATGGGGACCTCTAGGGGGCGCCAGCTCCCATCAAAGTCCTGCCAGaccagtggggggctgggacatGGGGTCTTACCCCTCCAGGGGGCACCAGCCCCATTCCAGGTGTGGTGAGACCAGGTAGCTGGGACATGGGGTCTTACCTCCTCCAGGGGGCACCAGCCCCATTCCAGGTGTGGTGAGACTGAGGGGAATGGTTCATGGGCTCTGGCCCCCTGGTGGGGGGCCGAATTGGTCATCCACACCATGCCCCCCATTCTGTCCCGCTCCAGGGATCAGCAGCTGGCAAGGGCTTCACCGACGGCTCCTTCAGAGGCCAGAAATTCTTCTCGTGCCAGGAGAACTGTGGGGTCTTCGTGCCCGTGAGCCGGATTGAGCCGGATGAGGAGGCCGAGGGCAGCACCCCAATGGCCCCCCGGGGCAGCCGCCGGGCATGCCCCAGGGTCCAGCTGGCCACAGGGGACCCCCTCAactctccagccctggagctgggcgaTCGAGTTGTCTTCAAGATGGACGACAGCACCCCCACTGGCATTGTGGTTTTCTGTGACCTTCTGCCCAATAAGGAGATGGCCGGGGTCTTTGTGGGGATCCTCCTGGTGAGAGGGCACTGACCCCCAAGTTCTGGGGGGGACCAGATGGCAAGATCCCTGCTGAGAGGGTGATAACTGGAAGCCCCTTTCCTGAACCTCTTTATTTTCCAGGATCAGCCTGTTGGCTCATGGGATGGCAAATTCAAAGGCCACTCGCTCTGCCACTTCCCCTCTCCAGAGTATGGGATTCTGTTGCCCATCTGCAAAGTACAGAAAGGTAGGACCTACAGTAAACACCAGGGGCGGGAGGTTCTCTGGAGTTGGCTTTATTGCACGGGGGCTCTGTAGGGCAAAAATGGGGTGCACTCGCTGAGGTACGTTAGCTTTTTTGGCCAACAAAATGGCTGCCCTCACGGCCTCTCTCCTAGCCAGGTAACGTGACATAATGATTTCTCTCCCAGACCTTCTGACCTTCCGTCTCAGCCGTGATCACTTTCTGCCAGCCAAAATGGCCAACCCTGCAGTGGTCAGTGATTGTTGGCCAAGATGGGCACTCCCAGTGGAGGTCAATGACTGTTGGCCAGTGAATGTTTGCCAAGAATGTCACCCTAGTAGCCGTCAGTGACTTTTTGCCGGGATGGTCAACCTGGTAGTCATCAACAACTGTTGGCCAAGTTGGTCAACATAGTAGTAGTCAATGACCGTTGGCCAAGATGGTCACACCAGTGGTGGCCAGTGACTGTTGGCCAAGATGGTCACCCTAGTAACAGTCAATGACCGTTGGCCAAGATGGTCACACCAGTAGTGGCCAGTGAGTGTTGGCCAAGATGGTCACCCTAGTAGCAGTCAACGACTGTTGGCCAAGATGGTCACACCCGTAGCAGTCAATGACTTGGCCAAGATGGCTGCTCTCATGGTAATCTATCCCTGTTATTCAAACTGAGCGCTCCAGTGCCGGTCAGTGTCCAGCAGCCAAGATGGCTACCAAAGTGACGGTCCATTCCTGCCAGTCATGATGGCCATGCAGAAGACCACGCCTACCGACTGTCAACCATTTTGTTTTGGTTCCTTTCCCTACAGAAGAGGCTGATGAAGGCCCCAAGGTCTTGAGCAATGACCCCCCAGTAGGTCTCCTTGATGACCCCCCATCGCCCACCTCCATCCGGTATCCTCCCCGGCCAGAAAGGaggtcccagcctggctccccctcctccctgttgACGGGGGACCGGGCagaaaaggggaaggaggaagcagaggagaaggagTTGCCTTTGCCCCAGCTGGAGGTCAACTCCATGGTGGAAGTGCACGACCCCCCAATCTATGGGGTGATCCGCTGGATTGGCGAgcccctggatgtgggggagaccatcgcagggctggagctggtgagGCAACAGGGGTCAGCCCAGGAGGGATTATGAGAACCACCCCTCAAGTTGTCCTTAGTGGGGGGTTATGGGACCCACCTAGAGGACtatcccccccgccagcctccttgACATGGTTTCTGCCGCCCAGGAGGACCCGCTGCCCTCGGGCTGCACAGATGGGATCTACCGGGGGGTGAGATACTTCCAGTGCCCCCCCGGCAAAGCCCTCTTCGTCAGGCTGCGCCACTGCCGGCCCGACGCCCGCTTCGGGGCACCCCAGCCCGCCGAGAACCCTGTGCAGCGCTGCAACTCGCTGGGTAGGACGCTGGggagccgggggcagagctgggggtggatgGGAGGGGCAGAGATCCCACTCCAGGCctgtcccctcacccccccccccagatttCCGGGTCTATGCCAGCGAGCGGGTGCCAGAGGACACCCCCCCAGTGCTGGGTGAGGAGGGGGGGCAGCGTCTGACAGGCTGGAAGAAAGGCATCCAGGGGCACTGCAACTCCTGCTACCTCGATGCCACCCTCTTCTGGTGAGTGACCCCCCAACCACTAGGCTgcattcccctcccagagccggggacaacccaggagtcctggctcctggcccctctgctctaaccaccagcccccactgccctcccagagccggggagaacccaggagtcctggctcccagcccctgctctaaccaccagcccccactgccctcccagagccggggagaacccaggagtcctggctcccggcccctgctctaaccaccagcccccactgccctcccagagccggggagaacccaggagtcctggctcccggcccctgctctaaccaccagcccccactgccctcccatagctagggagaacccaggagtcctggctcccggcccctgctctaaccaccagcccccactgccctcccatagccggggagaacccaggagtcctggctcccggcccctgctctaaccaccagcccccactgccctcccatagctggggagaacccaggagtcctggcttccgggcccctgttctaaccaccagcccccactgccctcccagcaccggggagaacccaggagtcctggctcctgggcccctgctctaaccaccagcccccactgccctcccagcaccggggagaacccaggagtcctggctcccgggccctgctctaaccactaggccccgcTCCCCGCAGCATGTTCGCCTTCAGCTCGGTGCTGGACTCGCTGCTCCTGCGCCCGGCGGACAAGAACGATGCGGCGTCCTACGAGGAGACCCGGGACCTGCTGAGGACAGAGATTGTCAACCCTCTGCGCAAGTGCgagccctggggggcgggggtggggggggtgctctgggtatctggtggggggaggggtcggtgtggggggaggaggtttgagtgggtggggggttctCTCTGGGCGGGTGGGGGTCattgggggtggcagtgggaCTGATGGgtcagcgggggtgggggaggggggaagggaggggtgagtgagggtgggggcgtGGGAGGGGGGTCCTTTGGGTATCTGGAGGAGGGgatgatgggggagggagggggtcacTTTAGGGAGAGGGGTCTCTCCAGGCTGATGggtcagtggggggcgggggagggggaagggaagggtcaGTAAGGGTGGAGGCGGGGATGGGGGGTTCCTGTGGGtacctggtgggaggaggggttggtgggggaggggggagggggtgtgtggagggaggaggtcTGAGCGGGTGGGGGCctctctggggcgggggggttggtgggggtggggggtgtctccGAACTGATGggtcagtggggggcaggggaagcggGCTGGCAGAGAGGGCGGGGTTTgtgagggtgggggcggggtctgtctgggggagcaggtgagggaggggggcctgcaggggaggggtctgTGGGTTGAGGGCGGGGGTCCCCCTGGAGagaggggtctgggggagggggctgtgcgggtggggaggaggtctgagtgggagggggtCTTGCTAAGGCGAGCacgtctctggggtggggcatatCTGGGgggggacatggggcagggggagttcCGTCCCTgggcagagggtcccagggggctgaggggggtagGCAGGGGGGTTCCATCCCAgggcagagggtcccaggggagcgagcgtggggggtgcagagggctgACGGGGGGTAGGCAGGGGGGTTCCGTCCCTGGGCAGAGGGTTCTGGGGGAGTGAGCAGTGGGGGGCCCCGTGGGCAGGTTCCCAGTGGGGTGACCCCCGTCCTGCTCTCCCCAGACATGGCTACGTCTGCGCCACCAAGGTGATGTCTCTGCGGCGGGTCCTGGAGGCGGCTGGGCACTCGCCAGGCTTCACCTGCGAGGAGAaaggtgggggtcggggggggactgggggtgggggtgcaggagagcggAAGGGGATGTGGGGTACAGGGTGCCAGGCAGGGGGCCCAGGAGAGCGGAAGGGGATGTGGGGTacaggggtgccaggcagggggtgcaggagagtggaaggggatgtggggtacaggggtgccaggcagggggtgcaggagagcgGAAGGGGATGTGGGGTACAGGGTGCCAGGCAGGGGGCCCAGGAGAGCGGAAGGGGATGTGGGGTacaggggtgccaggcagggggtgcaggagagtggaaggggatgtggggtacaggggtgccaggcagggggtgcaggagagcgGAAGGGGATGCGGGGTacaggggtgccaggcagggggtgcaggagagtggaaggggatgc
The window above is part of the Carettochelys insculpta isolate YL-2023 chromosome 32, ASM3395843v1, whole genome shotgun sequence genome. Proteins encoded here:
- the LOC142004736 gene encoding ubiquitin carboxyl-terminal hydrolase CYLD-like isoform X2, which encodes MRPRRFFIAVQDFPGDGGGTVPRGSLLSQAGDPPAPGRPFWATLLETDVAVHVPARAVQPLSKDQAGMLQAGSAAGKGFTDGSFRGQKFFSCQENCGVFVPVSRIEPDEEAEGSTPMAPRGSRRACPRVQLATGDPLNSPALELGDRVVFKMDDSTPTGIVVFCDLLPNKEMAGVFVGILLDQPVGSWDGKFKGHSLCHFPSPEYGILLPICKVQKEEADEGPKVLSNDPPVGLLDDPPSPTSIRYPPRPERRSQPGSPSSLLTGDRAEKGKEEAEEKELPLPQLEVNSMVEVHDPPIYGVIRWIGEPLDVGETIAGLELEDPLPSGCTDGIYRGVRYFQCPPGKALFVRLRHCRPDARFGAPQPAENPVQRCNSLDFRVYASERVPEDTPPVLGEEGGQRLTGWKKGIQGHCNSCYLDATLFCMFAFSSVLDSLLLRPADKNDAASYEETRDLLRTEIVNPLRKHGYVCATKVMSLRRVLEAAGHSPGFTCEEKDPEEFLTLLFRVLKVEPLFKIRSVDQDPQGCIFYQIFTEGGAGGAGRGVPTVQQLLEGSLAAGDLKFTEAPSCLILQMPRNGKDYKAFPTILPSLDLDLTDLLEDTPRECCLCQALALYECPRCYGDPGIVGGSLRQYCDICCRQVHRHRARRCHQPRALRLPPELALQPPPAGPPPRQTMHLFAALCIETSHYVAFARHGPRRDQWLFFDSMADRLGGENGFNIPQVTPCPEVADYLEMSPEQLQTLDPKSLLPCARRLLCDAYMCLYHSPTLGLYK
- the LOC142004736 gene encoding ubiquitin carboxyl-terminal hydrolase CYLD-like isoform X1, yielding MRPRRFFIAVQDFPGDGGGTVPRGSLLSQAGDPPAPGRPFWATLLETDVAVHVPARAVQPLSKDQAGMLQAVTNGDERLGLWRQEGLLGSRGALRSGDRVRVQITSASGEKAQGVLRYRGPMAGSKEQAGVIFGVELVGSAAGKGFTDGSFRGQKFFSCQENCGVFVPVSRIEPDEEAEGSTPMAPRGSRRACPRVQLATGDPLNSPALELGDRVVFKMDDSTPTGIVVFCDLLPNKEMAGVFVGILLDQPVGSWDGKFKGHSLCHFPSPEYGILLPICKVQKEEADEGPKVLSNDPPVGLLDDPPSPTSIRYPPRPERRSQPGSPSSLLTGDRAEKGKEEAEEKELPLPQLEVNSMVEVHDPPIYGVIRWIGEPLDVGETIAGLELEDPLPSGCTDGIYRGVRYFQCPPGKALFVRLRHCRPDARFGAPQPAENPVQRCNSLDFRVYASERVPEDTPPVLGEEGGQRLTGWKKGIQGHCNSCYLDATLFCMFAFSSVLDSLLLRPADKNDAASYEETRDLLRTEIVNPLRKHGYVCATKVMSLRRVLEAAGHSPGFTCEEKDPEEFLTLLFRVLKVEPLFKIRSVDQDPQGCIFYQIFTEGGAGGAGRGVPTVQQLLEGSLAAGDLKFTEAPSCLILQMPRNGKDYKAFPTILPSLDLDLTDLLEDTPRECCLCQALALYECPRCYGDPGIVGGSLRQYCDICCRQVHRHRARRCHQPRALRLPPELALQPPPAGPPPRQTMHLFAALCIETSHYVAFARHGPRRDQWLFFDSMADRLGGENGFNIPQVTPCPEVADYLEMSPEQLQTLDPKSLLPCARRLLCDAYMCLYHSPTLGLYK
- the LOC142004736 gene encoding ubiquitin carboxyl-terminal hydrolase CYLD-like isoform X3, coding for MNICRGSAAGKGFTDGSFRGQKFFSCQENCGVFVPVSRIEPDEEAEGSTPMAPRGSRRACPRVQLATGDPLNSPALELGDRVVFKMDDSTPTGIVVFCDLLPNKEMAGVFVGILLDQPVGSWDGKFKGHSLCHFPSPEYGILLPICKVQKEEADEGPKVLSNDPPVGLLDDPPSPTSIRYPPRPERRSQPGSPSSLLTGDRAEKGKEEAEEKELPLPQLEVNSMVEVHDPPIYGVIRWIGEPLDVGETIAGLELEDPLPSGCTDGIYRGVRYFQCPPGKALFVRLRHCRPDARFGAPQPAENPVQRCNSLDFRVYASERVPEDTPPVLGEEGGQRLTGWKKGIQGHCNSCYLDATLFCMFAFSSVLDSLLLRPADKNDAASYEETRDLLRTEIVNPLRKHGYVCATKVMSLRRVLEAAGHSPGFTCEEKDPEEFLTLLFRVLKVEPLFKIRSVDQDPQGCIFYQIFTEGGAGGAGRGVPTVQQLLEGSLAAGDLKFTEAPSCLILQMPRNGKDYKAFPTILPSLDLDLTDLLEDTPRECCLCQALALYECPRCYGDPGIVGGSLRQYCDICCRQVHRHRARRCHQPRALRLPPELALQPPPAGPPPRQTMHLFAALCIETSHYVAFARHGPRRDQWLFFDSMADRLGGENGFNIPQVTPCPEVADYLEMSPEQLQTLDPKSLLPCARRLLCDAYMCLYHSPTLGLYK
- the LOC142004736 gene encoding ubiquitin carboxyl-terminal hydrolase CYLD-like isoform X4, which produces MAPRGSRRACPRVQLATGDPLNSPALELGDRVVFKMDDSTPTGIVVFCDLLPNKEMAGVFVGILLDQPVGSWDGKFKGHSLCHFPSPEYGILLPICKVQKEEADEGPKVLSNDPPVGLLDDPPSPTSIRYPPRPERRSQPGSPSSLLTGDRAEKGKEEAEEKELPLPQLEVNSMVEVHDPPIYGVIRWIGEPLDVGETIAGLELEDPLPSGCTDGIYRGVRYFQCPPGKALFVRLRHCRPDARFGAPQPAENPVQRCNSLDFRVYASERVPEDTPPVLGEEGGQRLTGWKKGIQGHCNSCYLDATLFCMFAFSSVLDSLLLRPADKNDAASYEETRDLLRTEIVNPLRKHGYVCATKVMSLRRVLEAAGHSPGFTCEEKDPEEFLTLLFRVLKVEPLFKIRSVDQDPQGCIFYQIFTEGGAGGAGRGVPTVQQLLEGSLAAGDLKFTEAPSCLILQMPRNGKDYKAFPTILPSLDLDLTDLLEDTPRECCLCQALALYECPRCYGDPGIVGGSLRQYCDICCRQVHRHRARRCHQPRALRLPPELALQPPPAGPPPRQTMHLFAALCIETSHYVAFARHGPRRDQWLFFDSMADRLGGENGFNIPQVTPCPEVADYLEMSPEQLQTLDPKSLLPCARRLLCDAYMCLYHSPTLGLYK